The Microbacterium horticulturae genome has a window encoding:
- a CDS encoding methylenetetrahydrofolate reductase, whose translation MTLADDLQRPWAVAPFSFEVYPPRTPASAAALHDTLQRLAAAGPRFISVTYGAGGSTGGPSLEVLKYLRTHTDVEPLAHLTCVGNTYAGAARLIREFLDAGIRSFLALRGDPPAGSVEGDPFLGDLESAAQLAQLIDRVQAERAPYAEAGIRGLPRAARVVPGEHVEIAVAAFPNGHPRSRHPREHIDALLAKQAAGATFAITQLFFHADDYLGFVDRSRAAGVTIPILPGIMPVTSPQRLYRVLELSEQDAPAELSIALQIEPDPVRQRAIGISSAARLAAEVVAGGAPGVHLYAFNSHETVLAVLDEAGIPTPIQKEIAR comes from the coding sequence ATGACCCTCGCCGACGACCTGCAGCGTCCCTGGGCTGTCGCGCCGTTCTCCTTCGAGGTCTACCCGCCCCGCACCCCGGCCTCGGCCGCCGCCTTGCACGACACGCTGCAGCGGCTCGCCGCGGCGGGCCCGCGGTTCATCTCGGTGACCTACGGCGCGGGCGGCTCCACCGGCGGACCCTCGCTGGAGGTGCTGAAGTACCTGCGCACCCACACCGATGTCGAGCCTCTCGCGCACCTGACCTGCGTGGGCAACACCTATGCGGGGGCGGCACGTCTCATCCGGGAGTTCCTGGATGCCGGCATCCGCAGCTTCCTCGCTCTGCGCGGCGACCCGCCCGCAGGATCCGTCGAGGGCGACCCGTTCCTCGGCGACCTGGAGTCGGCTGCCCAGCTCGCGCAGCTCATCGACCGCGTGCAGGCGGAGCGGGCCCCGTATGCCGAAGCGGGCATACGGGGGCTGCCGCGCGCGGCCCGGGTGGTTCCCGGAGAACACGTCGAGATCGCCGTCGCGGCGTTCCCCAACGGCCACCCTCGCTCCCGGCACCCCCGGGAGCACATCGATGCGCTGCTGGCCAAGCAGGCGGCCGGGGCGACGTTCGCCATCACCCAGCTCTTCTTCCACGCCGACGACTACCTGGGCTTCGTCGACCGGTCTCGCGCGGCCGGGGTGACGATCCCGATCCTGCCCGGCATCATGCCGGTCACTTCGCCCCAGCGCCTCTACCGCGTGCTCGAGCTCTCGGAACAGGATGCGCCCGCCGAGCTCTCGATCGCGCTGCAGATCGAACCCGATCCGGTCCGGCAGCGGGCGATCGGCATCAGCTCTGCCGCACGCCTGGCGGCCGAGGTCGTCGCGGGCGGCGCCCCCGGCGTCCACCTGTACGCGTTCAACAGCCACGAGACCGTCCTGGCCGTCCTCGACGAGGCCGGGATCCCCACCCCCATCCAGAAGGAGATCGCACGATGA
- the hisB gene encoding imidazoleglycerol-phosphate dehydratase HisB, whose protein sequence is MTTAASRTASRSRSTSESSVELELDLDGTGVAHIDTSVPFFDHLLTAFAKHSLTDLTVRASGDTHIDAHHTVEDVSIVLGDAIREALGDKAGISRFGDALVPLDEALAQAVVDISGRPFLVHEGEPAGFELHLIGGHFTGSLVRHSFEAITFHAALTTHVRVLSGRDPHHIAEAEFKAFARAFRGAKALDPSVRGIPSTKGAL, encoded by the coding sequence ATGACGACCGCCGCGTCCCGCACCGCCTCCCGTTCGCGTTCGACGAGCGAGTCCTCGGTCGAACTCGAGCTCGACCTCGACGGCACCGGCGTCGCCCACATCGACACGAGCGTTCCGTTCTTCGATCACCTGCTGACCGCCTTCGCGAAGCACTCGCTGACCGATCTGACGGTCCGCGCGTCCGGCGACACGCACATCGATGCGCACCACACTGTGGAAGACGTGTCGATCGTCCTCGGCGACGCGATCCGCGAGGCACTGGGCGACAAGGCCGGGATCTCGCGGTTCGGCGACGCGCTGGTGCCGCTCGATGAAGCACTCGCGCAGGCCGTCGTCGACATCAGCGGGCGCCCCTTCCTGGTACACGAGGGCGAGCCGGCCGGCTTCGAGCTGCATCTGATCGGCGGCCACTTCACGGGCTCGCTCGTGCGGCACTCCTTCGAGGCGATCACGTTCCACGCAGCCCTCACCACGCACGTGCGTGTGCTGTCGGGCCGTGATCCCCACCACATCGCTGAAGCCGAATTCAAGGCCTTCGCGCGCGCGTTCCGCGGGGCCAAGGCGCTCGATCCCTCGGTGCGCGGCATCCCCAGCACGAAGGGTGCGCTGTGA
- a CDS encoding class I SAM-dependent methyltransferase, translated as MSGDHYFSASPASAENLRTITVRLAGRDIEVTTAGGVFSPDRVDAGTQVLLANTPPPPPGGDILDLGCGWGPISLSIALDSPHATVWAVDVNERSLDLVRRNAASLGLDNINAVLPDDVPADIVFRGIRSNPPIRVGKNVLHDMLLRWLPRLDERSDAWLVVQRNLGSDSLQRWLAATLDDTFSVHRAATGRGYRVLKVRRHGTPMTEPIELP; from the coding sequence ATGAGCGGTGACCACTACTTCAGCGCGTCGCCCGCCAGTGCCGAGAATCTCCGCACGATCACGGTCCGTCTGGCCGGTCGCGACATCGAGGTCACGACCGCCGGCGGGGTGTTCAGTCCCGACCGCGTGGATGCCGGAACCCAGGTGCTGCTGGCGAACACGCCTCCGCCGCCGCCGGGCGGCGACATCCTCGACCTCGGCTGCGGCTGGGGCCCGATCTCACTGAGCATCGCGCTGGATTCTCCGCACGCCACGGTCTGGGCCGTCGACGTGAATGAGCGCTCTCTCGATCTGGTCCGTCGCAATGCCGCCTCCCTCGGCCTCGACAACATCAACGCCGTGCTGCCCGACGATGTTCCCGCCGACATCGTGTTCCGCGGCATCCGCTCGAACCCGCCCATCCGGGTCGGCAAGAACGTGCTGCACGACATGCTGCTGCGCTGGCTGCCACGGTTGGACGAGCGCAGCGACGCGTGGCTGGTGGTGCAGCGCAATCTCGGTTCGGACTCGCTGCAGCGCTGGCTCGCCGCCACTCTCGACGACACGTTCAGCGTTCATCGCGCGGCGACCGGCCGCGGCTATCGTGTGCTGAAGGTGCGGCGCCACGGGACCCCGATGACGGAGCCCATCGAGCTGCCGTAG
- a CDS encoding PepSY domain-containing protein, translating into MMLTDKRRLLWAGLVVAGVAVMSGCSASTAPDDASTTEGGAPAASTAPVPGATETTPSADASARTATALTAIDTAEKAVSDGQVFDLELDTDDGVTLWEVKVAGRGGTQFDLELSEDGTTVQSKHEDTTPDDDIAKLATSTLTVRDALAAAAEHADGDAKVTAAEIDRERDGTITWEVTLGGDDGITVVMDAADGRVIRSGPDAG; encoded by the coding sequence ATGATGCTGACAGACAAGAGAAGGCTGCTGTGGGCGGGGCTCGTGGTCGCCGGAGTCGCCGTGATGAGCGGGTGCAGCGCGAGCACTGCTCCCGACGATGCCTCCACCACGGAGGGCGGGGCTCCCGCGGCATCCACCGCCCCTGTTCCCGGCGCCACGGAGACCACCCCCTCCGCCGATGCATCGGCACGGACGGCAACCGCCCTCACCGCGATCGACACGGCCGAGAAGGCCGTGAGCGACGGTCAGGTGTTCGACCTCGAGCTCGACACCGATGACGGCGTGACGCTGTGGGAGGTCAAGGTCGCAGGCAGGGGCGGCACGCAGTTCGACCTCGAGCTGTCTGAAGACGGCACGACCGTGCAAAGCAAGCACGAGGACACGACTCCCGACGACGACATCGCGAAGCTGGCGACGTCGACGCTCACCGTGCGCGATGCCCTCGCGGCGGCAGCCGAGCATGCCGACGGCGACGCCAAGGTCACGGCCGCCGAGATCGACCGCGAGCGTGACGGCACCATCACCTGGGAGGTCACCCTCGGTGGCGACGACGGCATCACCGTGGTGATGGATGCCGCGGATGGCCGCGTGATCCGCTCCGGTCCCGACGCGGGCTGA
- the hflX gene encoding GTPase HflX, whose protein sequence is MRRVPGLSTELEDVTEVEYRQLRLENVVLVGVHPQGETEDAENSLRELAALAETAGAVVLDGMLQRRPHPDPATYVGRGKALQLRDVVAALGADTVIADTELAPSQRRALEDVVKVKVIDRTTVILDIFSQHAKSREGKAQVELAQLEYLLPRLRGWGDSMSRQAGGQVGAGGAGMGSRGPGETKIELDRRRIRTRMALLRRQIKEFGPAREAKRAERRRHTVPSVAIAGYTNAGKSSLLNRLTSAGVLVENALFATLDATVRRSETADGRVYTLTDTVGFVRNLPHQLVEAFRSTLEEVADADVILHVVDASHPDPAAQLATVRDVIGDVGGRDIPEIVVFNKADLIDDDTMLLLRGLEPAALFVSSRTGAGIDELREHVEQTLPLPAAEVTALVPYDRGDLVSAVHETGIILDQAHEEGGTFLHARVGAHLAAQLAPFLVAR, encoded by the coding sequence CTGCGCCGGGTGCCCGGGCTGTCCACCGAACTCGAGGATGTCACCGAGGTCGAGTACCGCCAGCTGCGGTTGGAGAACGTCGTGCTCGTCGGCGTGCACCCGCAGGGCGAGACCGAAGACGCCGAGAATTCGTTGCGCGAGCTGGCGGCCCTCGCCGAGACCGCCGGTGCTGTCGTGCTCGACGGCATGCTGCAGCGGCGCCCGCATCCTGACCCCGCGACGTATGTCGGCCGCGGCAAGGCGCTGCAACTGCGTGACGTTGTGGCGGCGCTGGGCGCCGACACCGTGATCGCCGACACCGAGCTCGCCCCCAGCCAGCGACGCGCCCTCGAAGACGTCGTGAAGGTCAAGGTCATCGATCGCACCACCGTCATCCTCGACATCTTCAGCCAGCACGCCAAGAGCCGGGAGGGCAAGGCGCAGGTCGAGCTCGCGCAGCTCGAGTACCTGCTGCCGCGCCTGCGCGGCTGGGGCGACTCGATGAGCCGTCAGGCGGGCGGCCAGGTCGGTGCCGGGGGAGCGGGCATGGGCTCGCGCGGTCCCGGTGAGACCAAGATCGAACTGGACCGGCGCCGCATCCGCACCCGGATGGCACTGTTGCGCCGACAGATCAAGGAATTCGGCCCCGCCCGCGAAGCCAAACGCGCCGAGCGCAGGCGGCACACGGTACCGTCGGTGGCGATCGCCGGCTACACGAACGCGGGCAAGTCATCGCTGCTGAACCGGCTGACCAGCGCTGGTGTGCTCGTCGAGAACGCGCTGTTCGCGACGCTGGATGCCACGGTCCGGCGATCCGAGACGGCGGACGGGCGCGTATACACGCTCACCGACACGGTCGGCTTCGTGCGCAACCTGCCGCATCAGCTCGTCGAGGCGTTCCGCTCGACCCTTGAAGAGGTCGCCGACGCCGACGTCATCCTGCACGTCGTCGACGCGTCGCACCCCGACCCGGCCGCACAGCTGGCGACGGTACGCGATGTCATCGGCGACGTGGGCGGCCGCGACATCCCCGAGATCGTGGTCTTCAACAAGGCCGACCTCATCGACGACGACACCATGCTGCTGCTGCGCGGACTGGAACCGGCGGCGCTGTTCGTCTCGAGCCGTACCGGGGCGGGCATCGACGAACTGCGCGAGCACGTCGAGCAGACGCTGCCGTTGCCGGCCGCCGAGGTCACCGCCCTCGTGCCGTATGACCGGGGCGATCTCGTCTCCGCAGTGCACGAGACCGGGATCATCCTCGATCAAGCGCACGAAGAGGGCGGCACCTTCCTGCACGCCCGCGTGGGAGCGCACCTTGCGGCGCAGCTCGCACCGTTCCTCGTGGCGCGCTGA
- a CDS encoding LysM peptidoglycan-binding domain-containing protein, giving the protein MVTIAPTAQRVTHLRLTARGRRVLAALVALPIAAAIAAAAVGGGAALASRDAGAPAGSFATVTVSAGDSLWGIAQRVAPHADPRDVVDAIVRLNALEGVTVTPGEVLSLPADYAPAG; this is encoded by the coding sequence ATGGTCACGATCGCCCCGACAGCGCAGCGTGTCACTCATCTGCGTCTGACCGCCCGCGGACGCCGCGTCCTCGCGGCGCTGGTCGCGCTTCCGATCGCCGCCGCCATCGCGGCGGCCGCCGTCGGCGGGGGCGCAGCCCTCGCTTCCCGTGACGCGGGCGCTCCGGCGGGTTCGTTCGCCACGGTCACGGTCTCGGCCGGCGACTCGTTGTGGGGGATCGCCCAGCGCGTCGCACCGCACGCCGATCCGCGCGACGTCGTCGACGCCATCGTGCGTCTGAACGCGCTCGAGGGTGTGACGGTCACACCCGGCGAAGTCCTCTCCCTTCCCGCGGATTACGCTCCGGCCGGCTGA
- a CDS encoding prolyl oligopeptidase family serine peptidase translates to MPVTLPYGTWPSPITAEAAASSSPRLDGARFVADDVWWGESVPAEGGRMTVRSRRHGVLLPAPWNVGSRVHEYGGGAWTASDDGRLFFVEKSDQTVWEHTPGGAPRRLTAPDVGVRFGGLSWQHGHLLAVRETHRDDRVAHDIVEIVADATVRSLAAGSDFVAHPALSPDGERLAWIAWHHPDMPWDRAQLRVGRIGPDGVTDPVTVAGGDSSPVQPVWVDPDALLYADDTTGRWNLWRVQISADLERRPVSPVDADTGGPVWVLGTRWFQPVEGGRVVAVRTNGGDELVVIDEATGTASPLPVDVSANVSIEDARGRHVLATGAGAAGPPAVWLIDVDDPSGTERIAGGEAAWAREWNPTPRAVTFEGPHGEVHAFDYPPTSPAATAPAGELPPYLVFVHGGPTSHTGPAASAKVTYFTSRGIGVLDVNYGGSTGYGRAYRERLRGQWGVVDVDDVAAAAAGLAAEGRADAARLAIEGGSAGGWTVLAALANTDVFGAGISRYGVGDARALASDTHDFESRYLDGLIGPLPEAEAVYLERSPLSHSERFRVPVLLLQGADDPVVPPSQAEAIRAALAERGIPHAFVLYEGEAHGFRRPETTIDVLRKELAFLGAVFGFAPDGVDPLALS, encoded by the coding sequence ATGCCTGTCACCCTGCCCTACGGCACCTGGCCGTCCCCGATCACCGCCGAGGCCGCTGCCTCGTCCTCCCCGCGCCTCGACGGCGCGCGTTTCGTCGCGGACGATGTGTGGTGGGGTGAGTCGGTGCCGGCCGAAGGCGGCCGCATGACCGTGCGCTCACGCCGTCACGGCGTCCTGCTGCCGGCCCCGTGGAACGTCGGCTCGCGCGTGCACGAGTACGGCGGCGGCGCGTGGACGGCCTCCGACGACGGCCGCCTCTTCTTCGTCGAGAAGAGCGATCAGACCGTGTGGGAGCACACCCCCGGCGGCGCGCCGCGCCGGCTGACTGCTCCCGACGTCGGCGTGCGCTTCGGCGGCCTGTCATGGCAGCACGGGCACCTGCTGGCCGTGCGCGAGACGCACCGCGACGATCGGGTTGCCCACGACATCGTCGAGATCGTCGCTGACGCAACGGTGCGGTCGTTGGCTGCCGGGAGCGACTTCGTCGCCCATCCCGCCCTCTCCCCCGACGGAGAACGGCTCGCGTGGATCGCGTGGCACCACCCGGACATGCCCTGGGACCGCGCCCAGCTGCGCGTAGGCCGGATCGGCCCCGACGGCGTCACCGACCCGGTGACGGTCGCCGGCGGTGACAGCTCGCCGGTGCAGCCGGTCTGGGTCGACCCTGATGCACTGCTGTATGCCGACGACACCACCGGACGCTGGAACCTCTGGCGGGTGCAGATCTCGGCCGACCTGGAGCGGCGCCCGGTCTCACCCGTCGACGCCGACACCGGCGGGCCGGTCTGGGTGCTGGGGACCCGCTGGTTCCAGCCGGTCGAGGGCGGACGTGTCGTGGCCGTCCGCACGAACGGGGGCGACGAGCTCGTCGTCATCGACGAGGCCACGGGCACGGCATCCCCCCTCCCCGTCGATGTGTCGGCCAACGTGTCGATCGAAGACGCGCGGGGACGTCACGTGCTGGCGACCGGCGCCGGCGCGGCGGGGCCGCCCGCGGTCTGGCTCATCGACGTCGACGACCCGTCTGGAACCGAGCGCATCGCCGGCGGCGAGGCCGCCTGGGCGAGGGAATGGAACCCGACGCCGCGCGCCGTCACGTTCGAGGGGCCCCACGGCGAGGTCCACGCTTTCGACTATCCGCCGACCAGTCCTGCGGCCACGGCCCCGGCTGGCGAGCTGCCCCCGTACCTCGTGTTCGTGCACGGCGGGCCGACCTCGCACACCGGCCCCGCCGCATCGGCGAAGGTCACCTACTTCACGAGCCGCGGCATCGGCGTGCTCGACGTCAACTACGGCGGATCGACCGGCTACGGCCGTGCGTATCGCGAGCGCCTGCGCGGTCAGTGGGGCGTGGTCGACGTCGACGACGTGGCCGCGGCAGCGGCGGGCCTGGCCGCCGAAGGGCGGGCGGATGCCGCACGCCTGGCGATCGAAGGAGGCTCGGCCGGCGGTTGGACGGTGCTCGCCGCCCTGGCGAACACGGACGTGTTCGGCGCCGGGATTTCGCGCTACGGCGTGGGAGACGCCCGGGCACTGGCCTCCGATACGCATGACTTCGAGTCGCGCTACCTCGACGGGCTCATCGGTCCGCTTCCCGAAGCCGAGGCCGTGTACCTGGAGCGTTCGCCCCTGTCGCACTCCGAGCGGTTCAGGGTGCCGGTGCTGCTGCTGCAGGGCGCCGACGACCCGGTCGTGCCGCCGAGCCAGGCGGAGGCCATCCGTGCCGCACTCGCCGAGCGTGGCATCCCGCACGCCTTCGTGCTGTACGAGGGCGAGGCGCACGGCTTCCGGCGCCCGGAGACGACCATCGACGTGCTGCGCAAGGAGCTCGCGTTCCTCGGCGCGGTCTTCGGCTTCGCGCCCGACGGGGTGGACCCGCTGGCCCTGAGCTGA
- a CDS encoding histidinol-phosphate transaminase gives MSPYGAPQARVPVALNVNENTHPVPKEVADDILDAIALALHDVNRYPDREFTQLREAFAEYLGHGLTRDQLWAANGSNEVLQQVLQAFAGPGRTVFGFAPTYSMYPLLARGTGSAWVAGERGVDYTIEPDAAAAQVAEAKPDVVLLCSPNNPTGTPMPIDVIERVYDATDGIVVVDEAYWEFAPRDERSALTLLPGRERLVVSRTMSKAFAFAGARVGYLAADPAVTDALRLVRLPYHLSTLTQAAALAALRHAPTMLATVDDIVVQRDRISATLEALGYKPYESWTNFVLFGGVDEPTATWQALLDRGVLVRDVGLPRSLRVSAGTEEETSAFLDALASIDSAS, from the coding sequence ATGAGCCCGTACGGTGCACCGCAGGCGCGCGTGCCCGTCGCCCTCAATGTGAATGAGAACACCCACCCCGTTCCCAAGGAGGTGGCCGACGACATCCTCGATGCCATAGCCCTCGCCCTCCACGACGTGAATCGCTACCCCGACCGGGAGTTCACGCAGCTGCGCGAGGCCTTCGCCGAGTATCTCGGCCACGGGCTGACCCGTGATCAGCTCTGGGCGGCGAACGGGTCGAACGAGGTGTTGCAGCAGGTGCTGCAGGCGTTCGCGGGCCCGGGGCGCACGGTGTTCGGCTTCGCACCCACCTATTCGATGTATCCGCTCCTCGCGCGGGGCACGGGAAGCGCGTGGGTGGCCGGCGAGCGGGGCGTCGATTACACGATCGAGCCGGATGCGGCCGCAGCCCAGGTCGCCGAGGCGAAGCCCGATGTCGTGCTGCTGTGCTCGCCGAACAATCCGACCGGTACCCCGATGCCCATCGATGTCATCGAGCGGGTGTACGACGCGACCGACGGCATCGTGGTGGTCGATGAGGCGTATTGGGAGTTCGCCCCGCGCGACGAGCGCTCCGCTCTGACGCTGCTGCCCGGGCGGGAGCGCCTCGTCGTCTCGCGGACGATGAGCAAGGCGTTCGCGTTCGCCGGGGCGCGTGTGGGCTATCTGGCGGCCGACCCGGCCGTGACCGACGCACTGCGCCTCGTGCGGCTGCCCTACCACCTGAGCACACTCACGCAGGCGGCGGCGCTGGCGGCCCTGCGGCATGCGCCGACGATGCTCGCGACCGTCGATGACATCGTGGTCCAGCGCGATCGGATCTCGGCGACGCTCGAGGCGCTGGGCTACAAGCCGTACGAGTCGTGGACGAACTTCGTGCTGTTCGGCGGTGTCGACGAGCCGACCGCGACCTGGCAGGCGCTCCTCGATCGGGGCGTGCTCGTGCGCGACGTCGGGCTGCCCCGCAGTCTGCGGGTGAGTGCGGGTACTGAGGAGGAGACCAGCGCGTTCCTGGACGCCCTGGCCTCGATAGACTCGGCGTCATGA
- the lexA gene encoding transcriptional repressor LexA, translating into MRRQTRRRKSLSDKQMAILEVIQQSITRHGYPPSMREIGDAVGLKSLSSVTHQLNQLELSGYLRRDAGKTRAMEILIDLPGTSAENPADSAPAVGDAALVPLVGQIAAGVPITAEQQVEEIFPLPRQLVGKGELFMLKVQGESMIDAAICDGDWVVVRAQNTADNGEIVAAMLDGEATVKMFRQRDGHTWLLPRNSSFEPILGDEAVVLGKVVAVLRAV; encoded by the coding sequence ATGCGCCGGCAGACACGGCGACGAAAGAGCCTGAGCGACAAGCAGATGGCCATCCTCGAGGTGATCCAGCAGTCGATCACCCGCCATGGCTACCCGCCGAGCATGCGCGAGATCGGCGATGCCGTCGGACTCAAGTCGCTCTCGAGCGTGACCCACCAGCTCAACCAGCTCGAGCTGAGCGGGTACCTGCGCCGCGACGCCGGCAAGACGCGGGCGATGGAGATCCTCATCGATCTGCCCGGCACGTCTGCGGAGAACCCCGCTGACTCCGCGCCCGCCGTCGGGGACGCCGCGCTCGTTCCGCTGGTCGGCCAGATCGCCGCCGGAGTGCCGATCACCGCCGAGCAGCAGGTGGAGGAGATCTTCCCGCTGCCGCGTCAGCTCGTGGGCAAGGGCGAGCTGTTCATGCTCAAGGTGCAGGGCGAGTCGATGATCGACGCCGCCATCTGCGACGGCGACTGGGTCGTCGTGCGTGCGCAGAACACCGCCGACAACGGCGAGATCGTCGCTGCGATGCTCGACGGCGAGGCGACAGTGAAGATGTTCCGCCAGCGCGACGGCCACACCTGGCTGCTCCCCCGCAACTCGTCGTTCGAACCGATCCTCGGCGATGAAGCAGTCGTGCTCGGCAAGGTGGTGGCGGTGTTGCGCGCGGTCTGA
- the metE gene encoding 5-methyltetrahydropteroyltriglutamate--homocysteine S-methyltransferase, with protein MTAFPAGTILGYPRIGRRRELKRAVEAHWAGTLDEAALEHTAAELRRATRERLAALGLGRDDSSIPESFSYYDQVLDAAAAVGALPARFADLREADGSIGLRAYFAAARGDAERTPLEMTKWFDTNYHYLVPEIAPETVFALSSHRFAQQVAEARADGVVTRPVVVGPVTLLALSKPADGAPEGFVPLSRIDDLLPVYVELLAALRAAGAEWVQLDEPALVSESLEVAPADLAAAAERAYAVLGGAHHRPQIEVAAGYAQLSEESWRALAAAPIDAIAVDLTRGEVPIPVSGLASKTLIGGVVEGRNVWRGDLAAAWEKLERLKALGAASTAVGTSTSLQHVPHDVDDEPDLDVRLKSWLAFADQKVGQVAVLARGLVDGRASIEAELAAATAALADRAAADGVHDGAVRPRAASLDAAAFDRGPQDERDAAQEALGLPLLPTTTIGSFPQTADIRRARAAHDRGELSTSDYEDVLRLEITSVIGLQEELGVDVLVHGEPERNDMVQYFAENLDGFAVTRNGWVQSYGSRATRPSILWGDVSRPAPITVRWAQFAQALTEKPVKGMLTGPVTILAWSFVRDDQPLATTANQVALALRDEIGDLEEAGIRIIQVDEPALRELLPLKKGDQPAYLDWSVASFRLATAGADAATQVHTHLCYSEFGVVIDAIAALDADVTSIEAARSRGEVIADIAESGFSRGIGPGVYDIHSPRVPQVDEIVDLLEQAVNSIPVRRVWVNPDCGLKTRAYPETVAALGNLVAAAERVREGRLARV; from the coding sequence ATGACCGCATTCCCCGCCGGGACGATCCTCGGCTACCCCCGCATCGGCCGCCGCCGTGAGCTCAAGCGCGCCGTCGAGGCGCACTGGGCCGGCACCCTCGATGAGGCGGCGCTCGAGCACACCGCCGCCGAGTTGCGGCGCGCCACGCGCGAGCGCCTGGCCGCGCTCGGACTGGGCCGTGACGACTCGTCCATCCCCGAGTCGTTCTCGTACTACGACCAGGTTCTCGATGCGGCCGCTGCCGTCGGCGCGCTGCCGGCGCGGTTCGCCGACCTGCGCGAGGCCGACGGCTCGATCGGCCTGCGCGCGTACTTCGCGGCAGCCCGCGGCGATGCCGAGCGCACCCCGCTGGAGATGACGAAGTGGTTCGACACGAACTACCACTACCTCGTGCCCGAGATAGCACCCGAGACGGTCTTCGCACTGTCGAGCCACCGCTTCGCCCAGCAGGTCGCCGAAGCCCGGGCCGACGGCGTCGTGACGCGGCCGGTGGTCGTGGGGCCGGTGACGCTTCTGGCGCTGTCGAAGCCCGCCGACGGCGCGCCGGAGGGCTTCGTGCCGCTGAGCCGGATCGATGACCTGCTGCCCGTCTACGTCGAGCTGCTCGCGGCACTGCGCGCAGCCGGCGCCGAGTGGGTGCAGCTGGACGAGCCCGCTCTGGTCAGCGAGTCGCTGGAGGTCGCCCCGGCCGATCTGGCCGCGGCCGCCGAGCGCGCCTACGCGGTGCTCGGCGGGGCCCACCACCGGCCGCAGATCGAGGTGGCCGCCGGCTATGCACAGCTCTCCGAGGAGAGCTGGCGAGCGCTCGCCGCCGCTCCGATCGACGCCATCGCCGTCGACCTGACGCGCGGTGAGGTTCCCATCCCCGTTTCGGGGCTCGCATCGAAGACGCTGATCGGCGGCGTGGTCGAGGGGCGCAACGTCTGGCGCGGCGACCTGGCGGCGGCGTGGGAGAAGCTCGAGCGACTGAAGGCGCTGGGTGCGGCATCCACTGCCGTCGGCACCTCGACATCGCTGCAGCACGTCCCGCACGATGTCGACGACGAGCCCGACCTCGATGTCCGGTTGAAGAGCTGGCTCGCCTTCGCCGATCAGAAGGTCGGCCAGGTCGCGGTGCTCGCCCGTGGACTCGTCGACGGTCGTGCGTCCATCGAAGCCGAGCTCGCGGCTGCCACCGCGGCGTTGGCGGATCGCGCGGCCGCCGACGGCGTGCACGACGGTGCGGTGCGTCCGCGTGCGGCGTCGCTCGACGCGGCGGCGTTCGACCGCGGCCCACAGGACGAGCGGGATGCCGCGCAGGAGGCGCTCGGACTGCCGCTGCTGCCCACCACCACCATCGGGTCGTTCCCGCAGACCGCTGACATCCGCCGGGCACGGGCCGCGCACGACCGCGGCGAACTGTCGACGTCTGACTATGAGGATGTGCTGCGACTGGAGATCACCTCGGTCATCGGTCTGCAGGAGGAGTTGGGTGTGGACGTGCTCGTGCACGGCGAGCCCGAGCGCAACGACATGGTGCAGTACTTCGCCGAGAACCTCGACGGTTTCGCCGTCACGCGCAACGGCTGGGTGCAGTCGTACGGGTCGCGCGCCACGCGCCCGTCGATCCTGTGGGGCGATGTGTCGCGCCCCGCACCGATCACCGTGCGCTGGGCGCAGTTCGCACAGGCGCTGACCGAGAAGCCGGTCAAGGGCATGCTCACCGGGCCGGTCACGATCCTCGCATGGTCGTTCGTGCGCGACGACCAGCCGCTGGCCACGACCGCCAACCAGGTCGCACTGGCTCTGCGTGACGAGATCGGCGACCTCGAGGAGGCCGGGATCCGCATCATCCAGGTCGACGAGCCCGCCCTGCGCGAGCTGCTGCCGTTGAAGAAGGGTGACCAGCCGGCCTACCTCGATTGGTCGGTGGCGTCGTTCCGACTCGCGACGGCGGGCGCGGATGCTGCAACCCAGGTGCACACGCACCTGTGCTACTCGGAGTTCGGGGTCGTCATCGACGCCATCGCAGCGCTCGACGCCGATGTGACGTCGATCGAGGCCGCGCGCAGCCGTGGAGAGGTCATCGCCGACATCGCCGAGTCGGGCTTCTCCCGGGGCATCGGCCCCGGGGTGTACGACATCCACTCGCCGCGCGTGCCGCAGGTCGACGAGATCGTCGACCTGCTGGAGCAGGCGGTGAACTCCATCCCCGTGCGCCGTGTGTGGGTGAACCCCGACTGCGGTCTGAAGACGCGTGCGTACCCGGAGACGGTGGCGGCCCTCGGCAACCTCGTCGCGGCCGCCGAGCGTGTCCGTGAGGGGCGCCTGGCGCGCGTCTGA